Genomic segment of Leifsonia sp. Root1293:
GGTGGCCGGTCGTCGAGCAGGCTCGGTACAGGCTCTCGCCGTCGGGCGACTGCAGCGAGTCGGCCTCGCCCTGGTCGGCGAGGTCCGAGAGCGCGCGGTAGACGGTCGCCAGGCCGATCGGCGATCCGCCGGCGTGCAGGGCCGAATGCAGGCCCTGGGCGCTGATGAACCCGCCGGAGGTGTCCAGCGCCTCTCGCACGGCCTCACGTTGCCACGTGTTGCGCTTCATACTGTCTCCAC
This window contains:
- a CDS encoding Fur family transcriptional regulator, with amino-acid sequence MKRNTWQREAVREALDTSGGFISAQGLHSALHAGGSPIGLATVYRALSDLADQGEADSLQSPDGESLYRACSTTGHHHHLICRNCGLTVEIGADEVEAWAKRVAGEHGFTEAAHVVDVFGLCANCSVSAR